CTGTCTGTTAGAAGGAAGCACAGAGAGGCTGTAGGTCCGGCGTATTTTGACGCAACTACTTACACACAATTTCCTCTGAGTTTAGTGCCTGAGGCTCTTCGTCCTAAACCTGGGCGTTTGTCTCTCTCCCAGCAGCGAGTGTATGAGGTACATGTGCTGTTCGTATGTAAAGCTATTGTCTGTAAGTTGCTGTTATTGTGTCTGACGTTGCAAGTAAGTTATTTTGGTGTGTTTATAGGATTTTGTAAGGTTTCCATGGCAAAATCAACCTAGTCAGAGTACAAATGCACTGCCTGCTGGTCAAGCTGCTTCATTTACTGGGGATTCTGGTAGTTCCAACTTGTCTCGTTCTAATGGCCCTGCATCAGGTCAGCTGAATTCTACTGTTTATTCAACTGTGCAAGGAGGTCCAGGATTTGCGCAACCCCTGGATCTCATTTCTGAGGACATGGACCCTGCGTCGGCGCAGACTCATAGGTTTACCTCTTCAAATACCATTTTCTCTCTCCCCTTATCGAACACTGTTTTATATATATACACGTCCACCTAGTAATCCCATTTGTTTCTTGCAGTTCTTCATTGGCTCATATAGGGGCGGCAGATGTGTTTATGCAGCATGGTTCTAACCGTACTTCTACTGTTCCTTCATTTCCTTCAACAATTATTTCCGTGGAACCTATTTCTGTTGATCCCTCTGATTCCACAAAAGTAAGAGCACATTTTCTTGTTATGTACAAGTCCCTGTGTCAACATTAATTTTCTTGTGTTTACACATTTTATTGGCTGTTTTAGGAGGATTTAGGAGCTACTACACAACCATCACCTACAAGTTCTGCAACAGAGTGCTTAGGCGCTGGTACGACAGACTCTATATCTACCGGGGATGCGCTAGACAAGTACCAAGCTGTTGCACAGAAGGTTGGAACTTTTCTTACCACTCTGCTAGGCATCTGTGGTGTTTGGTGGACataatccaaactttatttgttgCTTTTACAAAAGTATTTATGTCGCTTAATGCTTCTCTGTTTCTCTTTCTCCTCGTCTCATCTGtgttttctttctctttatatgTTCCAAGGTACAGCCTGAAAACCTTATAGCTAAAGATTCTACAGATGTGGAAGTTGAGGTATTCTATTTCTGTTTTCCATGTATTGTTTTTGTCATTAAATGAGTGATCTGAAATGTGCGTTCACTTTATACAAGAACTAATTTTGAGTAGCTTTTGGATTTATTATAAACTTTTATTTGATCTCTGGGTTCGTGTTTTGTTTAAGGTGGTATTGCCGAGGTTCCTGAAATTATACTCAGATCTGTAAGCCATCACTGGTATCAAGACGTCACTGATGGGTTACCACATGTTAATATTGCAGCTAGGCACAAAACCTGGATCTCCTGAATCTTTGCCGCAACTTCTTGAGATTGCCCGGAATGCTTCTGCTTATTCCCCTGCTCCTCCAGGATATATAATTAGCAAGGACGAGAAAGGAAAATTGTCAAGAGACAGAAAGGTTTTCCCTGTGGGTGTTTTTTATCTTGCTAATTTCTATCGCATTAAAATAGCACCAGTCTTGCTAGTTGTTGACCACGTTTCTGTTTCTACAGGCTCCCTCTATTCATTCACATGTAATGGATGAGGAGTCTATGGCAGCAGATCCTCTTGGCTTCCGTGAGCAGGTAAATGTTTGATGCTTATGTTTATAGTGCTTTTAGTCCACATCATGCGCAAGAACCTAGACTGCCTTTTGTTGTTCACTTACtaatttgctatatttttagtttgACTATGATGTGACTTGCTATTGGTCTatgttttctttctcttttttccagCTATTGGTCTATGTTTTCCTCTAATCTCTTATTTTGTACTGATTCCATCTTATTACCTTATTTCACTGAGTTGTATACATTTGGATATTTTTATCTTTGTCCAGCAGTTATATGTTTGCTTATACTGAGTGAGGATTGTAGAAATATCTGTATAGCTTTCTCTTAGAATATCGAGTTCCACAAACACAAATATGTCTAAGTGTGGGTTTCTTTTTTCTTGTCAAAGGATATCATTAGCATGATTTATTGCAATCCACTACGAAAAATGTTGACTAATTATTTTTGTTCGACTGCAGGTTTCAATGCTTTTCAATGAATGGTACCGGATCTGTGAAGCTACTGGTAAGAATGATGCAGCTGTCACCCATTTCATGTCACAGTTGCAGCAAAGTGGACTGCTTAAAGGTGATGATATGACAGATCACTTATTCCGCCTGCTCACGGTGATTATTCTTACTTAATATAATATTATTGCTTTGCTTGTTCTTAGTTTGTTACTAGCAAAATACACGCCCACACATgccagaagaaaaaagaaaaagaaaagagaataaaaaaGCCAAGCTGCTGGTTGTTGTGAAcataatttttctgttttttaaaTTTCAGGAACTATCAGTATGCCACTGCCTGTCCACCGAGGGGGTTGTTCCAGGTTCATTGACACTTCAATCACCTCAGCAAGTTCCAGTTCTGTCATTTATTGCTGTTGATACGTATGCCAAACTTGTAATACTGATCCTGAAGGTATTAATATCTTCCTTACATCGCACCTCTCATTTGTACATCCATTTCGTCAATATTCTAATTTACTCTGGTTTGCATACTTGGTTATTAGTATTGTGCAGTGGATCAGGgatcaaacaaactttttctcCTCCCCAAGGTTTCTCTTGTTTTCTCTCTTTCCGAGTGCATGCATGTTTTCTTTCTCTACAAAAACTTAACCATACTATTGTCTTGTTGCCCAGATTTTGCTGGTTACTGTGAGAGTTATTCAGAAAGATGCTGATGAGAAAAAGACAGCATTTAATCCTAGGCCTTATTTCAGACTGTTCGTAAACTGGCTTCTGGACCTTGGTTCTCCTGACCCTGTGCTTGAGGGTGCCAACTTTCAGGTTCAGTTAGTTATTTATTGCTTTGTACCATAGTGTCTCCCAAATTCCGAGGGTTGATtaggattatatatatatagggtaTCTTTATAGTTTTTTGATCGCTAACTAATTCAATGTGGTTATCAGCAGATTCTGGCAGCATTCGCAAATACCTTCCACGCATTGCAGCCTCTTAGAGTACCCGGTTTTAGGTTAGCATTTCATAACTACCTTATTTCTTGATCTTTATTTGGTATATTGTCATTTGACAAGAATTACTACATGGTCAAATACCTTGATTTTTCAAGCTCATTGTACCTGATCGCCGATATTTTTGCATAAATTTGTTCCTAAACGGAGTCTTTTTCAAGCAGTTACAGATTATCTGTTTATTTTCTGTCGTCAGGTTATCTGTTTATTGTCTTCTCCGTGATGGGTTCTAGCAACTAACTTGTTATGACTGCTTCTAGTTTTGCATGGCTGGAGCTGGTGAGTCACAGGAGTTTTATGCCAAAATTGCTATATGGAAATTCCCAGAAGACTTCTCTCTATGTCCAGCGCTTGCTTGTAGATTTGTTCAAGTTCATGGAGCCGTACTTGAGAAATGCTGAGCTTGGAGAACCTGGAAGCTTATTTTGCTCGAGTCGTGCAGTAAGTTTCATGCTTATCTGTTCAGTTTGTGTGCGCTCTTGTTAAAATGTTACCATTCCGGATCACATGTGTAGCATTATCTTGAGACTGGGACATTAATCCTTTCGCTGGGTAGGCTGGAGCATGCATCTCTTGTCAGTTATACTATTTTCAAGTTAGTGGATATCTCTCGGTGAAATCCATTTGGCAGTGAGTGGTGGGGCATGATTTGTTATATACTTGCAGTTACATGGACATTGTTGCGTAATCCCTGTTTTGAGCTTGGATTATTAAATAGCTCTTGATCAAGAGTCCTTACCAATATCAAATTAAACCGAGGGACAATTATTTTGTTCACTGAGTTAACCCAAATTTGGTTAAATATTAACCTCTGGTGGTTTCATTTTGATTTTAGTGTCTCCATATTTTCTAGGGGTTGTATTTTCATTTTGCAGGGTTTTACTTTCATGTGTAAGTGTAACCCAAAGTTGTTCAGGTTTTTGGGAAAATTTCCTGCATAGTTATTAGGCTCTCATTTGTTGCTGAGTGATTAttgttgaaaattttgaattggtTTCCTTTAAAGATGATAAGTAATTGTTTGGTGCATGCTCTTTATCCTTGCAGGTTCACTTCCTCTATAAAGGCACTTTGCGTGTTCTACTGGTGCTTCTTCACGATTTTCCTGAGTTCCTTTGCAATTATCATTTTAGCTTCTGCGATGTTATCCCCCCCAGCTGCATTCAGATGCGGAATGTTATTCTCAGTGCATTTCCTCGCAACATGAGGCTTCCTGATCCTTCCACTCCAAACTTGAAGGTGGTGACAAGAATGGGTTTCATACGTGCCATTAGGTTACCTGATTGTGTTCCTGCCATTTAGTGTTTTGCTTTTCTTAGTAACATATGAACAATCCTTAAAATGATTTACAGATCGATCTTTTAGCCGAAATAAGCCAATCGCCATGCATTTTCTCTGATGTTGATGCTGCTCTAAAGGCAAAACAGATGAAGAGTGATATTGATGAGTATCTAAAGGTAATTACAGTTTGTTTTCCCTTGACCAACTAGTTTTGTCATGCATCAGTTCGAGCTTGCTCAATCTGTTCAATCACCttccatttttttttccattttgccACATAAACTTCCTTGAAGTTCTACCAGTATATTTTATAAAACTGGCTCAGCAGTGTGTTTTCTAAGTTGTGCTCCTCTGGATTTCAATTTTGCAGACTAGGCAACAAGGGCCATCATTCTTGACAGGATTGAAGCAGAGAGTGCTGCTTTCTCAGGGCGAGGTACCGCTGGCTAGGGCTCGGTACAATGTTCCATTGATCAATTCTCTAGTTCTTTATGTTGGCATACAGGTAAGTTCTTTTTGGTAAACTGGTTGTttgcttgatttccttgtttGAGTGCTGGTCGTGATTGGCAGTTTTTGTAGGAACATCAGCTATTTTAGTTAAATTCATCTAAGTGACTAAGTCAGTTTTGGCAACTCTTTGAGGATTAATTTTCTGCAGATCACCATTATGCGTGATATggctttaattaatttttcagaATCTTTCCTCGAACACAAATTGCTCGTTTTCTTTTTTACTTGAAGTACATAATTAAACTATTTTTATCTTTTGCTGTCATTTGGTCTGTCTTTCGTATAAACATCTAGCATAGTATAATTCCGTTTCAAATAGCTGATGGATGATACTTCCCTTTTGAAACCAattgtgttttttgttttgtaatAGAGATATCATACGTCAAAATTTTCTACTACAACTGTCATCAAATATTCCCAATTTTATCAATCTTTTCTGGGATGAGTTGGTTGTTATAGCCTTACtatcttgttttcttttgttcaCTTGTATTTGAAGGGTAATGAAATTATTTTCTGGCCGTTTACAGGCTATCCAGCAACTACAAACCAAGACATCAGCCCCACGTGAGCCGCATACTACACCGATGGATATTTTCTTGGTGGGGTCTGCGATGGATATTTTCCAAACTCTGATAGGGGACCTTGATACAGAAGGTCGCTACCTCTTCTTAAATGCGGTTGCAAATCAGTTACGCTATCCCAACAACCATACACACTATTTCTcctttgtcctcctctacctatTTGCTGAAGCCAACCAGGTCAGTTTACTTCTCTCTTTTCTCCCTTgttagttattattattattcttttttgaaAGATGCTTTAAAATAGAACCAAGGTGCGGAGGGTTATTTCTTTCATAATGACACTTGCATAACTATGGAACTCTTAACTCCATCAACTCCTTCTGAAGGGTTTGTCAAATTGTTCGAGCCGTGTTATTGTTGGTGAACAATAAGCATTTTAGAGGAAGTGCAATCTAATTCAAGTTGTTTTATTTATCTACAAGCAGGAAGTCGTTCAGGAGCAAATAACGAGGGTTTTACTGGAGCGCTTAATTGTTAATCGTCCTCATCCATGGGGTCTGCTCATCACTTTCATAGAGCTGATCAAGGTTTGCAGGACTtgccttcttttccttttttgtttgCTGTGACAGTGTCTTACACTATTTTCATACTTGTGGTCACGGTCTTCCCAGAATCCTCGATATGGCTTCTGGACTCGCTCATTCACGAGATGTGCTCCCGAGATTGAAAAGCTTTTTGAATCCGTCTCAAGATCTTGTGGTGGCTCAAAAGCTGTGGACGAGAGTTTGGTATCGGACGGCGCACACTGAGTCTTCTTGGTTTTTTTTCAGTTAtgctttttgttttattgtaatttGTTCACTCTTTTACACAATAGTATCTACTGTTGTAATTAGTATGAAAAATTCGCATTTTATATCCCCGTAACACTACTGCAGTGGAAGAACAGCATACAAACTAAAATCAATCCCTTGGAAGGTAGATACTACCTGTACAAGCATGGtataccaaagaacaagttttgtttGCTCACTAAtttttaactcttttttttttcttggcagACAAACCATTAAGGCAAGTTAGATCAGTTCCCCACTCAAGGAAAATGGAAGAACTCAATAAAACTCGTTTTGTTCATTGTAAAGCTTATAATATTTATCTAATGGTTAAAAGTCATCAAAGAAAAGGAGTAGTATGGTAGAACATCAAGccaggaaagaaaaaaaacaaagcaGTAAATTTCAAATTATCAACTCATTCCTTCCATTTATAAGGTGCACGATCAACAACCAAATAGTCATCTCTAATATCTTTGACCACTCGAATATCGTCATCAATGTATACCGACTCAAACCTACACAGGTGAAATTAAATTGCGATCAAAACAGTCTTCAAATAAATTGTTCGGAACAGAAATGTGAAGAGATAGAAAATGAATGGCAAATAACTCACCAGCCTCGACCAAATGGCGGCAATGGAAACTCCCAATTCTCACCACGTAAAACAGCACTAGTAAATCTATAAACACATAATTCAGAAACAATACGAAAATGGCGAAAACTAAATATGATCGAGAAAGAATCATACTGAACGGATTTGTGTACCTGAAATTAACTCTTTGAGGTGAAACAATTTCGATACTCGATCGAACAAAGAAAACACCGGAAGGAGGGAATGTAATAACGTTATTAAGAACACCAGCGTCTACGTCGATGACTTGCAAAATGTCACCGGCTTGTGTGCCGCCGAAGAGGTATGCGTTTTTGATGATAAATAGTTGTTCTTTCTCAGTTGTCCATAGCATTCTCCATGTGTCGGATAATGTTGAGGAACTAGTTGTTGTTGAATTCTTACCGAAAACGCGCAGTGCTTCGATTGCTTTAATGATCTGCATTCTCTTCAATGGGTTTTCTTGTGTTTTAACGCCTCGTTCTTCATCCGCAATTAAATCTAGTAAATCATTTTTGGCCAGCAAagcttcttctgctgctgtttgTGTAGTACTACTACTTGatgaattgaaattgtttaagCAGCATAGGGGAAAGTGGGTATTGACAGCTGCTTTCTGCCTAAGAAATCCATAAGATGTTGTTGCCGGAAAGTGGTGTAGTTTCTCTTTTCTTGTACAAATTGAAGGATTCTGTAGGTTTGGAGGATGACACGATGAAATCACTGCCATTTATTTAGTATTTTACTGGAGAATGAAAGGAAATGTTTTGATGAAGATCAGCATGCTACTTCTTCCCTCAATTCAGCCAGACGTTTTGGTTCATCCTGTCCCACCacaataataaaattaattaatatgGTTTAAATTGATTTGTAGACGAGACGGCCCAttagctcagttggttagagcgTCGTGCTAATAACGTGAAGGTCGCAGGGGCCATTAACTTTTTGACCTTTTCCATATCGTGTAGGCGTGTACTTCTATGCCATGCATATGTACCAAATATGCTATAAGTATTAATGTCAAAAGATCTTTTACCAAATATTTATCCCTTTGTAAAAACAATTAGAGTTCGTAAACGCCTAGAGTTTGTGTCAAGCTCTAATGCACATGTGCCGACTCAAATAACCTTTGGACGCGCGGTGAAATTATTAACTGCTGTTGAAGTCCACgtcgaatcttttttttttttaatgctaaGGCATAGGCCCGTCCTGCCCCCTGACAGCGTAGCCATCGGCTTACCCCGACTGAGCAAACTCGGTCCTTCTAGAACCCATGTTAAAGTTACTATAAATTACACTTGAGCGGAGACTCGAACcgctgacctcctacttgagagtcaggCTCCTGGCCAACTGGACTAACTCCAGATGGTTGGTTAGTCAACGTCGAATTTTTAAGAGATCATATATATGTTATCTAAGCTTAGTTGTTCATGTTTTAATGATCCGTCTAAttttatattttcttctttaatttttatcttttttgagtTACATTTTAGTCTACTTTATCAGTTACGATCTCTTCCTCCTTCTACGTTCGTCTCCTTGTTTTATACAAGATAATGACAACTTAATCTTCTCCTGCAGGACCTCATCCTTTCTTCATGGGGAGCATCCATTTTTGGACCtggtttttctttcttctgacTCAGACATTATTGTCACAATCTAAAGCAGTATGCACTTCGTCTCCATCAGCAGTTTTGCAACCCGTCATGCTCATAATGGATTCCTACAATATATACAAGTATCTTAAAAGAAATCATTCATATGATCTCTCTGTTAAAACAACCCGGAATATTCACAAATCTATTAACTCAGTTTCAACGAGTCGAGTCACCTCTGCCATCATCTCCGAGCCAAaaagttttcaaattttgaaaacccttaatTGGCGGCATTACAGTTATTGTGCGAGTCATTTGCAAGGAAATCTGTACTCTATCAAAGTAAAGTTTGACTCTAAACAAATTCCTAAACCGTTTTTCAAGTTCTCTGAGTCAATTCTATACCAATTCAATGCAAAAAATTCGATTACCCCTTTTACAGCTATACACCTAGCAAAAATAGAAGATCCTCTTTATCCTTCTATAATCATTCATGATTTTTCGGCTCATATTATCAACCTTTATAACCAAATAAGGTGGAATCCCAGCCTCTATCTTTTCCTAGCTAATCTTCTCCATAACTCTCAAGTCATAACAATGTCTTCCTCTTCTAAAACCCCAGTCTCTTCTATTACTCATCATCTACAAAAAGCCAACATCCAAGATGTATCTGCTATGAAAATAAGACGTGCAGTTGGTTCAGCCAAAGCTCTAGATGTAGCTAAGGAAGAAAGAGGCTTCACTCTGATTGGAAAACTGTTCGTTGAAGGTCAGCTAGAAACTGATGATTAAGGAAAGAGTTAAAAACTCTTTGGAAACCCTCCAGATTGAAAGAAATCCGTGCTTTGGACAAAAACATTTATCTTTTTAAGTTTCCCACTGAAGATTTCATGAAAGATATTCTCAAGAAAAGACCATGGAATCTCTGTAAAGCTCATCTCAATCTTTTAATCTATGATGATTCTATTCCTTTGAAGGACTGGAAATTCACTCATTCAGAATGGACGGTCCAATTAAAGGAGCTACTCCTGGAGCACCACTCGGTTCCAGTCATCAATGAAGCACTGGTGGAACTAGGGAAGAAAATTTGGACAAAACCAGATAATTGCATACCTACTTATGGCAGTACGATCTCAGCTAGGGTCATATAGACTTAAGCAAGCCATTTTTTAGGGGTGGTTGGTGGAACACGAGAGCTGGAGGTGTTACATGGGTGAGATATCATTGGGAGCGTCAACCACACAACATTTGTCCCCACTGCTGGACAATTGATCACAACAAAGAAGAATGTGCTAATGTTGCTCATGATCTGAAAATAAGGAGGTATACAAATGATCAGTATGTGGCTTATCTCCATGGTCTAGCTGAAAATTATGGTGTTgaaatttgtgaagatttggatcTGTTAGTACAACTGATTTGCGAGGCTAGTAAGAAACAAATAGCAAAGAAAGGTGAGGGCACGAACGACACACGAAGAAACAAAAGATTGAGAAGCTCGGAGGAAGATTCTTATGACTCAACTGAGGAAAACAATGAACCTGATAATGTGAACAATGCTGTAGGTAATCCATCTGTTATTGAGTATGACGGTATGGAACACAGTCTGATTGATGATGGAGAAAATAACCTAAAGGAGCCTCCCCATGCCATGGATGAGTTTGCTGGAGCTCATAATCTCTCGGTAAACTTTCTTTTTACAATTTACTCGTTATCTGTTTTTCTTTCTCAGCAAGTTTCTCGTACGGTTTATTCATTTACTATCTGCATTCAATTTTTTGACATCAGCTTTCTTTTCTCCATGAAAACATTGAGTTGGAATTGCCAAGGTTTTCTTGGCAAAGACACTAGGGATCACCTGCTTTATCTTAATAACCTCCATAAACCTGATATAATTTTCATCTGCGAGACTAAGATAAACGATAATAGAATCATCAAACTTTCTAATGTACTAGAAATGCCAAATAATTTTTCGTAGGTTCAGTTGGTATAGATGGTGGTCTTCTAATGCTTTGGAAAGATGGCTTTTCTTTAGATATTCTATATCATGATGATAAAATCATTCATTCCTGTGTAACCAATGATCATAGTAAAGGGGTTTGGTTTTTAACCTGCATGTATGGAACCCCTTAGAACCATGAAAAAATACTCAATGGTCTTTAATTAAAAACCTCAGTAATTCTATTAACAAACCCTGGGTAGTCATTGGTGACCTAAACATCACGTTTTCTCCAAGTGATAGGAATTATAATGAAAACAATATTTCCCTTAGTGATGTCCTTGACATCATTAAAGACTCTGACCTTTCCGATTTAGGTTTTCGTAGAACTCCCTATACTTGGACTAGTAACAAGCATGGAACTGGTCATAAAAAATCTAGATTAGATAGAGCTCTGGGTAACAGCGATTGGTTTTTAACTTACCCTGATTCTTGTGTTAGTCATCTTCATCAAAATGGATCTGATCATACTCCAATTTTGTTAGATTTATTTAAGAAACATAAAGTCTCTGGAAGAAGTTGGAAATATTTTGAGCATTGGCTCAAACATGATACTTGTTTAGAACATATTAAATCGGCTTGGTCTTCTAGCTATTCTGGTTCTCATACTTTTATTCTTTCTAATAACTATCTAACACCAGACACATACTATCTCTTTAGTGTAAAAGTTCTTTTGGAAATATTAACAAGCGTATCTCAGAACTCCAGAAAGATTTAAATGATCTTCAAGCTGCAGATGTGAATGGTTCAAATACATAAAGGGTTGTCAATCTGGAAGGAGAAATCATACAACTTAATGATATCCAAGCAAGTTCAAACAGACATAAGGACAGAGACCATTTCTATAATGATATGGatatgaactctagatatttTCATCTTCGAATGAATCGCAGGAAAAGTCGAAATAGGATTGATGCTTTACGTGCACCTGATGACTCATGGTGTAATGACAGAAACTCATTAGCAGATCTTCTCAGCAATCATTTCAAGAACATCATGACATCCTATAATCCTCCAGATAACCATCAGTTCTTACAGCACATTCCACAATGTATTTCGGTAGAGGATAATGAAGAACTAGTTGCAGTTCCATCAGAGCTCGAGATACACCAAGCGCTTATGACAATACAGCCGTGGACTTCATCGGGTTCGGATGGCTTTCCCCCTGTATTTTATCAAACCCAATGGACTCTGGTGAAAGAAGATGTTTGCAAAACTGTGAAATCCTTTTTCCATTCTGGTTTTCTTCTTCAGCAAATAAACAACACTAGAGTTTCACTAATCCCTAAAGTCCAGATTGTACGCAAACCCGAAGAACTTCGTCCAATCGCATTATGCAATACAATATACAAGATCATCTCAAAGATTATTGccttgagaatgaagaaacaTCTGAACAACATTATATCACCCATGCAATCTGCATATGTTCCAGCAAGGTTAATCTCGGAAAACATCTGTCTAGTTCAAGATATTGTTCAAgcaatgaaaagaaaagaaagagttaGTGGCCATCTTGCCCTTAAGATGGATATGTCGAAGGCATTTGACATGTTAGaatggaaattcttattagaTATTCTCAGAAAATTTGGCTTCTCTGACAAGTTTGTTCAGCTTATTTCTCAATGCATCTCTACCGCACATATTGAAGTTATGCTGAATGGATCACTAACTGCAGATTTTAAACCAACACGTGGTATTCgacaaggtgatccattatcacctTATATATTCATACTAGCAATGAAGTCTTTTTCTAAATACCTAGCATACTGTGAGAAATCTGGGCAATTGACAAGTATGAAAATTTCTCGATCTACACCCAAGATTAACCACCTTTTATTCGCAAACGACTGTGTCTTATTATGCAAAGCTAATGAGAGGA
This DNA window, taken from Papaver somniferum cultivar HN1 chromosome 3, ASM357369v1, whole genome shotgun sequence, encodes the following:
- the LOC113355468 gene encoding probable plastid-lipid-associated protein 11, chloroplastic, with translation MAVISSCHPPNLQNPSICTRKEKLHHFPATTSYGFLRQKAAVNTHFPLCCLNNFNSSSSSTTQTAAEEALLAKNDLLDLIADEERGVKTQENPLKRMQIIKAIEALRVFGKNSTTTSSSTLSDTWRMLWTTEKEQLFIIKNAYLFGGTQAGDILQVIDVDAGVLNNVITFPPSGVFFVRSSIEIVSPQRVNFRFTSAVLRGENWEFPLPPFGRGWFESVYIDDDIRVVKDIRDDYLVVDRAPYKWKE